A section of the Triticum dicoccoides isolate Atlit2015 ecotype Zavitan chromosome 7A, WEW_v2.0, whole genome shotgun sequence genome encodes:
- the LOC119327553 gene encoding inorganic pyrophosphatase 2-like, which yields MAASNDAGVVVVFDFDKTIIDCDSDNWVVDALGAAQRFDELLLHLPWNSAIDAMMGELHSQGKTIDEIAGSIRTAPLSLHVVAAIKTAQALGCELRILSDANAFFIDTVLAHHGLAGYFSEISTNPASVDADGRLRITPHHDFRHGSCNSHGCALATCPPNMCKGKVMEGMLQELSAAAATGMRRPSRVVYLGDGRGDYCPTLKLAERDYMMPRKGYPVWDLIAGDRRAVRADVRGWADFKDLKTVLLDIIHECAAAAMMEQDGGDQVVVGMVVPECRALSAPKMAMAVLPKAIHAPN from the exons ATGGCCGCGAGCAATGACGCCGGCGTGGTGGTCGTCTTCGACTTCGACAAGACCATCATCGACTGCGACAGCGACAACTGGGTCGTCGACGCCCTCGGCGCCGCCCAGCGCTTTGACGAGCTCCTGCTCCACCTCCCATGGAACTCGGCCATC GACGCCATGATGGGCGAGTTGCACTCGCAAGGCAAAACAATCGACGAGATCGCCGGCAGCATCAGGACGGCGCCTCTATCCCTTCACGTCGTGGCGGCCATCAAGACGGCACAGGCTCTCGGCTGCGAGCTACGGATCCTCAGCGACGCCAACGCGTTTTTCATCGACACCGTCCTTGCGCACCACGGCCTGGCCGGCTACTTCTCGGAGATCAGCACCAACCCGGCCAGCGTCGACGCCGACGGCCGCCTCAGGATCACCCCGCACCACGACTTTCGTCATGGCTCCTGCAACAGCCATGGCTGTGCCCTCGCCACCTGCCCTCCCAACATGTGCAAG GGCAAGGTGATGGAGGGGATGCTGCAAGaactgtcggcggcggcggcgacagggaTGAGGAGGCCGAGTAGAGTGGTGTACCTCGGCGACGGCAGGGGCGACTACTGCCCCACCCTAAAGCTGGCCGAGCGGGACTACATGATGCCGAGGAAGGGCTACCCCGTGTGGGACCTCATCGCCGGCGACCGGCGGGCCGTCCGCGCAGACGTGCGTGGGTGGGCGGACTTCAAGGACCTGAAGACGGTGCTGCTTGACATCATACACGAATGCGCCGCGGCCGCCATGATGGAACAAGACGGCGGCGATCAGGTGGTGGTGGGCATGGTGGTGCCAGAGTGCCGTGCCCTTTCTGCTCCCAAGATGGCGATGGCAGTTCTCCCCAAAGCAATTCATGCGCCCAACTGA